One Polaribacter sp. KT25b DNA segment encodes these proteins:
- a CDS encoding SAM-dependent methyltransferase: MIGKLYLIPTTLGDTEPLEVMPLSVKNVIDQLDYFIVENEKSARRFIKKITPEKKQSSLHIMSLDKYAEEIETLTYLDVCQKGISVGLLSEAGVPAIADPGASMVKLAHQKNIQVVPLVGPSSILMAMMGSGMNGQNFAFNGYLPIDKGARKNAIKDLEKLSKDKNQSQIFIETPYRNEKMFTELKDTLAPITHLCIAADITLPSEYIKTMMVKDWKRQKPDLHKKPAIFIIQK, encoded by the coding sequence ATGATTGGTAAACTCTATTTAATTCCCACAACTTTAGGAGATACAGAACCTTTAGAAGTAATGCCTTTATCAGTAAAAAATGTAATAGATCAATTAGATTACTTTATTGTAGAAAATGAAAAATCTGCAAGAAGATTTATAAAAAAAATAACTCCAGAAAAAAAACAATCTTCTTTGCACATTATGTCTTTAGATAAATATGCAGAAGAAATAGAAACTTTAACCTATTTAGATGTTTGCCAAAAAGGAATTAGTGTTGGTTTATTGTCTGAAGCAGGAGTTCCTGCAATTGCAGATCCTGGTGCAAGTATGGTAAAATTGGCGCATCAAAAAAATATACAAGTAGTTCCTTTAGTTGGTCCTTCGTCTATTTTAATGGCAATGATGGGGTCTGGAATGAACGGACAAAATTTTGCTTTTAATGGCTATTTACCAATTGACAAAGGAGCTAGAAAAAATGCGATTAAAGATTTAGAAAAATTATCTAAAGACAAAAATCAATCGCAAATTTTTATAGAAACTCCTTATAGAAACGAAAAAATGTTTACTGAGTTAAAAGATACTTTAGCACCAATAACGCATTTATGTATTGCCGCAGATATCACATTACCATCAGAATATATAAAAACAATGATGGTAAAAGATTGGAAGCGTCAAAAGCCAGATTTACATAAAAAGCCAGCTATTTTTATAATTCAGAAGTAA
- the dnaA gene encoding chromosomal replication initiator protein DnaA, whose product MSFTAESVWTDCLSFIKDNIKPQAYKTWFEPIKPVKLSGEALTIQVPSKFFYEWLEEHYIKLLRVALVRQLGNEAKLIYDVKMENNYSSNRPQIVKIPSSNRDPLKPQKVTVPLDSSSKRELRNPFIIPGLQKVKIESQLNANYSFANFIEGDSNRLARSAGMAVANKPGGTSFNPLLIYGGVGLGKTHLSHAIGVDIKDKYPDKTVLYISSEKFTQQFIDSVKSNTRNDFIHFYQMIDVLIIDDVQFLSGKAGTQDVFFHIFNHLHQNGKQVILTSDKAPVDMQDIEQRLLSRFKWGLSAELQSPDYETRISILQNKLYRDGVEMPVDIIEYIAKNIKSNVRELEGVLISMIAQASFNRKEFSIELAKQIVDKFVKNTKKEVSIDYIQKEVSKYFDMDVATLQSKTRKRHIVQARQLAMYFAKRLTKTSLASIGNQIGQRDHATVLHACKTVDNLTETDKQFRKYVDDLTKKLTF is encoded by the coding sequence CAAGTGCCTAGTAAATTTTTTTACGAATGGTTAGAAGAGCATTATATTAAATTATTACGTGTTGCATTAGTAAGACAATTAGGAAATGAAGCCAAATTGATTTACGATGTAAAAATGGAAAATAATTACAGTAGTAATAGACCCCAAATTGTAAAAATTCCTAGTTCTAATAGAGATCCTTTAAAGCCACAAAAAGTTACTGTGCCTTTAGATTCGTCTAGTAAAAGGGAACTAAGAAATCCTTTTATTATACCAGGTTTACAAAAAGTAAAAATAGAATCTCAATTAAATGCAAATTACAGTTTTGCAAATTTTATTGAAGGCGATTCTAACAGATTAGCGCGTTCTGCAGGAATGGCAGTTGCTAATAAACCAGGTGGAACTTCTTTTAATCCGTTATTAATTTATGGTGGTGTTGGTTTAGGTAAAACACATTTATCGCACGCAATTGGTGTAGATATTAAAGACAAATATCCAGATAAAACTGTTTTATATATTTCTTCGGAAAAATTTACACAACAATTTATAGATTCAGTAAAATCGAACACCAGAAATGATTTTATTCATTTTTACCAAATGATTGATGTTTTAATTATTGATGATGTTCAATTTTTATCTGGTAAAGCTGGAACGCAAGATGTATTCTTCCATATTTTTAATCATTTGCATCAAAATGGTAAACAAGTTATTTTAACTTCGGATAAAGCGCCTGTTGATATGCAAGATATTGAACAGCGCTTATTATCTCGTTTTAAATGGGGATTATCAGCAGAATTACAATCGCCAGATTATGAAACTAGGATATCTATTTTACAAAATAAATTGTACAGAGATGGCGTAGAAATGCCAGTAGATATTATTGAATATATTGCGAAAAACATTAAATCTAATGTAAGAGAGTTAGAAGGTGTTCTTATTTCTATGATTGCTCAAGCGTCATTTAATAGAAAAGAGTTTTCTATAGAGTTAGCGAAACAGATTGTAGATAAGTTTGTAAAAAATACTAAGAAAGAAGTTTCTATAGATTATATTCAAAAAGAAGTTTCTAAATATTTTGATATGGATGTTGCTACTTTACAATCTAAAACTAGAAAAAGACATATTGTTCAGGCGCGTCAATTAGCTATGTATTTTGCAAAAAGATTAACTAAAACTTCTTTAGCAAGTATTGGTAATCAAATTGGGCAAAGAGATCATGCAACAGTTTTACATGCTTGTAAAACCGTAGATAATCTTACAGAAACTGATAAACAATTTAGAAAATACGTTGACGATTTAACTAAGAAGTTAACGTTCTAA
- a CDS encoding glyceraldehyde-3-phosphate dehydrogenase translates to MLTNLDYEKEVAIQAITRRATIKFINIVNDLWYDKSIELVLFRNPLVDKRASEVLNLINYAKEFVNKPITIIDALNIAKAIQKIDLPSSKLDIGKLAYECHLNPKGCEDKVAFVQKQLKNATEFKDITPKDVVLYGFGRIGRLLARELMTKMGKGSQLRLRAIVTRGEITQAVLDKRASLLSVDSVHGDFLGTVETDIEHKALIINGTTVFMITANNPEEIDYTAYNINNALIIDNTGAFRDNEALSRHLKSKGASKVLITAPAKGVPNIVHGVNHKQYNSDNIDIFSAASCTTNAITPILKVLEDNFGIKKGHLETIHAYTNDQNLVDNMHNKSRRGRAAALNMVITETGAGAAVSKAIPALSGKLTSNAIRVPVPNGSLAILNLQLRVPVSAEAINSIIKKYALEGDLVEQIKYSLDPELVSSDVIGTTAPSIFDSTATITDKETIVVYVWYDNEYGYSHQVMRLAKHIAKVRRFTYY, encoded by the coding sequence ATGCTAACAAATTTAGATTACGAAAAAGAAGTTGCTATACAAGCAATAACAAGAAGAGCTACTATTAAATTTATAAATATTGTAAATGATTTATGGTATGATAAATCGATAGAATTAGTGTTATTTAGAAATCCATTAGTAGACAAAAGAGCGAGTGAAGTTTTAAATTTAATTAATTATGCTAAAGAATTTGTAAACAAACCAATTACAATTATTGATGCGTTAAATATTGCAAAAGCAATTCAGAAAATAGATTTGCCATCCTCAAAATTAGATATTGGTAAATTAGCTTATGAGTGTCATTTAAATCCAAAAGGGTGTGAAGACAAAGTAGCTTTTGTACAAAAGCAATTAAAAAATGCAACCGAATTTAAAGACATTACGCCAAAAGATGTTGTTTTATATGGTTTTGGTAGAATTGGGCGTTTGTTAGCAAGAGAATTAATGACCAAAATGGGCAAAGGTTCTCAATTACGTTTAAGAGCAATTGTAACTCGTGGCGAAATTACACAAGCTGTTTTAGATAAAAGAGCCTCTTTATTAAGTGTAGATTCTGTTCATGGAGATTTTTTAGGAACCGTAGAAACAGATATTGAACACAAAGCTTTAATTATAAACGGAACAACCGTTTTTATGATTACTGCAAATAATCCAGAAGAAATAGATTACACAGCATATAATATTAATAACGCATTAATTATTGATAATACAGGCGCTTTTAGAGATAATGAAGCATTAAGCAGACATTTAAAATCTAAAGGAGCAAGTAAAGTTTTAATCACGGCACCAGCAAAAGGAGTTCCTAATATTGTTCATGGTGTAAATCACAAACAGTACAATTCTGATAACATAGATATTTTTTCTGCGGCTTCTTGTACAACCAATGCAATTACACCAATTTTAAAAGTTTTAGAAGATAATTTCGGAATTAAAAAAGGGCATTTAGAAACCATTCACGCGTACACAAACGATCAGAATTTGGTAGACAATATGCACAATAAATCTAGAAGAGGAAGAGCCGCAGCTTTAAATATGGTAATTACAGAAACAGGAGCAGGTGCAGCAGTTTCAAAAGCAATACCGGCTTTGTCAGGTAAATTAACATCCAATGCAATTAGAGTTCCTGTACCTAATGGATCTTTAGCAATTTTAAATTTACAATTAAGAGTTCCAGTTTCAGCAGAAGCAATAAATTCAATTATAAAAAAGTACGCTTTAGAGGGCGATTTAGTAGAACAAATAAAATATTCGTTAGATCCAGAATTGGTTTCTTCAGATGTTATTGGTACAACAGCTCCATCAATTTTCGATAGTACAGCTACAATTACAGACAAAGAAACAATTGTAGTTTATGTTTGGTACGATAACGAATACGGGTATTCTCATCAAGTAATGCGTTTAGCAAAACACATAGCAAAAGTTAGAAGATTTACGTATTATTAG
- the ligA gene encoding NAD-dependent DNA ligase LigA has protein sequence MTIQEKINLLREELNNHNYNYYVLDNATISDFDFDIKLKELEKLEEENPVFFDSNSPTQRVGGAITKNFETVTHLNRMYSLDNSYSKEDLLDWEKRIQKMLGTSEIEYSCELKFDGASINLTYENGQFIKAVTRGDGFQGDDVSTNIRTIKSIPLSVNSDFVRNFEMRGEIILPLDGFIKMNEERVENGEEEYRNPRNTASGSLKLQDSAEVAKRPLDCLLYQVVTSERKYKTHFESLENARKVGFKVPETIALAKSIDEVFDFINNWDLKRHELPYETDGVVVKVNNLQQQEELGYTAKAPRWAIAYKFKAEQVATILNEITYQVGRTGAITPVANLEPVQLAGTTVKRASLHNADQIEKLDIRVGDTVFVEKGGEIIPKIIAVDLSKRPENSEPTIYATNCPECNTPLVRTEGDAKHYCPNEFGCAPQITGRIQHFISRKAMDIDGLGGETVDLLRKEGLIENYADLYDLKVEQVIPLERMAEKSAQNMIEGIEKSKNIPFEKVLFALGIRFVGETVAKKLAKHFKSIDKLMTATFEELINVDEIGDRIAQSIIDFSNDLGNIQLINRLKAAGVQLEVSAESLENQTNKLDGQVFVVSGVFHQMSRNELKKAIEDNGGKVSSSISKKTNFIIAGDNMGPSKLTKAQDLGIAIISEQDFIDKIN, from the coding sequence ATGACTATTCAAGAAAAAATAAATTTACTTAGAGAAGAGTTAAATAACCATAATTATAATTATTATGTGTTAGATAATGCAACCATATCAGATTTTGATTTTGATATAAAATTGAAAGAGTTAGAAAAATTAGAAGAAGAAAATCCAGTTTTTTTTGATTCGAATTCGCCAACGCAAAGAGTAGGAGGAGCAATCACCAAAAATTTTGAAACAGTTACTCATTTAAATAGAATGTATTCTTTAGATAATTCGTATTCAAAAGAAGATTTGTTAGATTGGGAAAAACGGATTCAAAAAATGCTTGGAACATCAGAAATAGAATATTCTTGCGAATTAAAGTTTGATGGAGCTTCTATAAATTTAACCTATGAAAACGGTCAGTTTATAAAAGCAGTTACTAGAGGAGATGGATTTCAAGGAGATGATGTTTCAACAAATATTCGTACCATAAAATCAATTCCTTTAAGTGTAAATTCAGATTTCGTCCGTAATTTTGAAATGCGTGGAGAAATCATTTTGCCTTTAGATGGTTTTATTAAAATGAACGAAGAACGTGTTGAAAACGGAGAAGAAGAATATAGAAACCCCAGAAATACTGCAAGCGGAAGTTTAAAATTACAAGATAGTGCAGAAGTTGCAAAACGTCCATTAGATTGTTTGTTGTATCAAGTAGTAACATCAGAAAGAAAATATAAAACGCATTTTGAAAGTTTAGAAAATGCAAGAAAAGTAGGGTTTAAAGTTCCTGAAACAATCGCTTTAGCAAAATCTATTGATGAAGTTTTTGATTTTATAAATAATTGGGATTTAAAGCGTCATGAATTGCCTTACGAAACAGACGGAGTTGTAGTTAAAGTAAACAATTTACAACAACAAGAAGAATTAGGCTATACAGCAAAAGCGCCAAGATGGGCAATTGCTTATAAATTTAAAGCAGAACAAGTTGCTACAATTTTAAATGAAATTACCTATCAAGTTGGTAGAACGGGTGCAATAACACCGGTTGCAAATTTAGAACCTGTGCAATTAGCAGGAACTACAGTAAAACGCGCTTCTTTGCACAATGCAGATCAAATTGAAAAATTAGATATTAGAGTAGGAGATACTGTTTTTGTAGAAAAAGGCGGAGAAATTATTCCAAAAATTATTGCTGTTGATTTGTCTAAAAGACCAGAAAATTCTGAGCCAACAATTTACGCTACAAATTGCCCAGAATGTAATACTCCATTAGTAAGAACAGAAGGTGATGCAAAACATTATTGCCCAAATGAGTTTGGTTGTGCACCACAAATTACAGGAAGAATTCAGCATTTTATCAGCAGAAAAGCAATGGATATTGATGGTTTAGGAGGTGAAACTGTAGATTTGTTACGCAAAGAAGGGCTAATTGAAAACTATGCAGATTTGTACGATTTAAAAGTTGAGCAAGTAATTCCGTTAGAAAGAATGGCAGAAAAATCTGCTCAAAATATGATTGAAGGAATAGAAAAATCAAAAAATATTCCTTTTGAAAAAGTTTTATTTGCACTTGGTATACGTTTTGTAGGAGAAACTGTAGCCAAGAAATTGGCAAAACATTTTAAATCGATTGATAAATTAATGACTGCTACTTTTGAAGAATTGATAAATGTTGATGAAATTGGCGATAGAATTGCGCAAAGTATTATTGATTTTTCCAACGATTTAGGAAACATTCAATTAATTAATCGTTTAAAAGCAGCTGGAGTTCAATTAGAAGTTTCAGCAGAAAGTTTGGAAAATCAAACAAATAAATTAGACGGACAAGTTTTTGTGGTTTCAGGCGTTTTTCATCAAATGAGTAGAAATGAACTTAAAAAAGCAATTGAAGATAATGGAGGTAAAGTAAGTTCTTCAATTTCTAAAAAGACAAATTTTATTATTGCTGGTGATAATATGGGGCCAAGTAAATTAACAAAAGCACAAGATTTAGGAATAGCAATAATTTCTGAACAAGATTTTATAGACAAGATTAATTAG
- a CDS encoding low molecular weight protein-tyrosine-phosphatase: MINVLMVCLGNICRSPLAEGILVSKVDNKIVFVDSAGTGAYHIGNLPDVRSIKVAKKYGIDITNQRARKFSVKDFDSFDYIYVMDESNYQNILMLARNTADENKVHLILNETHPTKNLSVPDPYHGGNQGFENVYKMLDEACEIIANKLSS, translated from the coding sequence ATGATAAATGTACTTATGGTTTGCTTGGGTAATATTTGTCGTTCGCCATTAGCAGAAGGAATTTTAGTTTCAAAAGTAGATAATAAAATCGTTTTTGTAGATTCTGCCGGAACAGGAGCTTATCATATTGGCAATCTGCCAGATGTTCGCTCTATAAAAGTTGCTAAAAAATACGGAATAGATATTACAAACCAAAGAGCAAGAAAATTTTCAGTAAAAGATTTTGATTCTTTTGATTATATTTATGTGATGGATGAAAGTAATTATCAAAATATTTTGATGTTGGCTAGAAATACAGCTGATGAAAACAAAGTACATTTGATTTTAAACGAAACACATCCAACTAAAAATTTATCAGTTCCAGATCCTTATCATGGAGGAAATCAGGGTTTTGAAAATGTGTATAAAATGTTAGATGAAGCTTGCGAAATTATAGCAAACAAATTGTCTAGTTAA
- a CDS encoding S1C family serine protease — protein MKKFFGLLGMAILGGAITLGGYKMLFKDNVVIERNVPEKMQTVQTNYTPTIDGHSTAVAASAIDFTIAAEKSLNAVVHVKNTAIRTQSNPLDIFFGNGNGTRKYEQVGTGSGVIISSDGYIVTNNHVVDSANEIDITLNNKKTYSAKLIGTDKENDIALLKIDTEMDLPFVPFADSDAIKVGEWVLAVGNPYNLTSTVTAGIVSAKGRDLEGNSAIDSFIQTDAAVNPGNSGGALVNTRGELVGINTAISSKTGSFVGYSFAVPSNIAKKVIDDLLEFGAVQEAVIGIRFSPVDNDKIEGVKIMAVEKGQGAAKAGLKENDIIVKVNNIDITKFSELRGQLTAKRPGETVNITVDRSGELLTKTVKLSKKEKQYISKSFNWELKNLSKEELKRNNIKYGVKIIETGDRDSKNSLKNFIITKINDEEVETAEEAVKLLESVAKSRYSIVLEMVNTEGEKEMLRFR, from the coding sequence ATGAAGAAATTTTTTGGTTTATTAGGAATGGCAATTTTAGGAGGCGCAATTACTTTAGGTGGTTACAAAATGCTTTTTAAAGACAATGTAGTTATTGAAAGGAATGTGCCAGAAAAAATGCAAACAGTTCAAACAAATTATACGCCAACTATTGATGGTCATTCAACAGCAGTTGCTGCATCTGCAATAGATTTTACTATTGCTGCAGAAAAATCTTTAAATGCGGTTGTACATGTTAAAAACACAGCAATTAGAACACAATCAAACCCTTTAGATATTTTCTTTGGTAACGGAAATGGAACACGAAAATATGAGCAAGTTGGTACAGGAAGTGGTGTAATCATTTCTTCGGATGGTTATATTGTAACAAATAATCATGTTGTTGATAGTGCAAACGAAATTGATATTACCTTAAATAATAAGAAAACATACAGTGCTAAATTAATAGGGACAGATAAAGAGAATGACATTGCGTTGTTAAAAATTGATACAGAAATGGATTTGCCTTTTGTGCCTTTTGCAGATTCTGATGCTATAAAAGTAGGGGAATGGGTTTTAGCAGTTGGTAATCCGTATAATTTAACATCAACAGTAACTGCAGGAATTGTAAGTGCAAAAGGTAGAGATTTAGAAGGTAACTCTGCAATTGATTCTTTTATACAAACTGACGCCGCAGTAAATCCTGGAAATAGTGGTGGAGCTTTGGTAAATACAAGAGGAGAATTGGTAGGAATTAATACTGCAATTTCTTCTAAAACAGGTTCTTTTGTTGGATATTCATTTGCAGTTCCATCAAACATTGCAAAAAAAGTGATTGACGATTTACTAGAATTTGGCGCTGTACAAGAAGCGGTAATTGGTATTCGTTTTTCTCCGGTTGATAATGATAAAATAGAAGGCGTAAAAATAATGGCTGTAGAAAAAGGGCAAGGTGCAGCAAAAGCAGGATTAAAAGAAAATGACATTATAGTAAAAGTAAATAATATTGATATTACTAAATTCTCTGAATTAAGAGGTCAATTAACAGCAAAAAGACCAGGAGAAACTGTAAATATTACTGTTGATAGAAGCGGAGAATTATTAACAAAAACCGTTAAACTAAGTAAAAAAGAAAAACAATATATTTCTAAATCTTTTAATTGGGAATTAAAAAACTTATCAAAAGAAGAATTAAAAAGAAATAATATTAAATACGGAGTTAAAATTATTGAAACAGGAGACAGAGATTCAAAAAACAGTTTAAAGAATTTTATCATCACAAAAATTAATGATGAAGAAGTTGAAACTGCAGAAGAAGCCGTGAAACTTTTAGAAAGTGTAGCGAAAAGTAGATATTCTATTGTATTAGAAATGGTAAATACAGAGGGGGAAAAAGAAATGTTACGTTTTAGATAA
- the mltG gene encoding endolytic transglycosylase MltG: protein MGKKFTYTAIITVLLIGGIIGYNYYQKIFGKAITKETVLFVYSTDSLVNIKDKIAEYSKHPSTFLLVAAKKNFSKPKSGRYILKEGMSNNDLVNMLRIGNQTALNVSFNNQDTLEKFAGRIAEQLEIDSLSILNSFTDAKFLSENKLTPKSVLQICIPNSYQIYWNVSADGFRDKLLLEYNRFWNSSRLEKAKALKMSKEEVITLASIVQKETAKNSERPIVAGLYLNRLKYGWPLQADPTIIYSIREQKGQDFAVKRVLTADLEINSPYNTYKNIGLPPTLISMPDISSIDAVLNATKHKYMYMCASIDKIGYHTFAKTLTQHNNNAAKYHIWLNKQGVNR from the coding sequence TTGGGTAAAAAATTTACATATACTGCTATAATTACCGTTCTATTAATTGGTGGAATTATTGGATACAACTATTATCAGAAAATATTTGGAAAAGCGATTACAAAAGAAACTGTTCTTTTTGTGTATTCTACAGATAGTTTGGTAAATATTAAAGACAAAATAGCTGAATATTCTAAACACCCAAGTACTTTTTTATTAGTTGCAGCAAAGAAGAATTTTTCGAAACCTAAAAGCGGAAGATATATTTTAAAAGAAGGCATGTCTAACAACGATCTTGTTAACATGTTAAGAATCGGTAATCAAACTGCCTTAAATGTTTCTTTTAATAATCAAGATACTTTAGAGAAATTTGCTGGTAGAATTGCAGAACAATTAGAAATTGATTCCTTATCTATCTTAAACTCTTTTACTGATGCAAAATTTTTATCAGAAAATAAACTTACACCAAAATCTGTTTTGCAAATCTGTATTCCTAATAGTTACCAAATTTATTGGAATGTTTCTGCTGATGGATTTAGAGATAAATTATTATTAGAATACAATCGTTTTTGGAATTCATCAAGATTAGAAAAAGCCAAAGCTTTAAAAATGTCTAAAGAAGAAGTTATTACTTTAGCATCTATCGTTCAAAAAGAAACTGCAAAAAATTCTGAACGCCCAATTGTTGCTGGTTTGTATTTAAATCGACTAAAATACGGCTGGCCTTTACAAGCAGATCCAACAATTATTTATAGCATTAGAGAACAAAAAGGACAAGATTTTGCCGTAAAAAGAGTTTTAACGGCAGATTTAGAGATAAATTCGCCATATAATACTTATAAAAATATTGGATTACCACCAACTTTAATTTCAATGCCAGACATTTCTAGCATTGATGCAGTTCTAAATGCAACAAAGCACAAATACATGTACATGTGCGCCAGTATTGATAAAATTGGGTATCATACCTTTGCAAAAACACTTACTCAACATAACAATAATGCCGCTAAATATCATATTTGGTTAAATAAACAAGGTGTAAATAGATAA
- a CDS encoding GNAT family N-acetyltransferase, whose protein sequence is MNTLIGEKINLRALEPEDLEFLYQIENNESFWEVSHTQTPFSKYILKQYLENAHLDIYESKQLRLLIEDKSTKKQIGMIDLFDFNPQHKRAGIGILIHPDFQKKGFASEALSLLINYSFTYLQLHQLFATITTDNDKSLTLFKKHNFVKIGIKKDWILSEGKFKDEVLFQLIKE, encoded by the coding sequence ATGAATACACTTATAGGAGAAAAAATAAATTTAAGAGCTCTTGAACCAGAAGATTTAGAATTTCTATATCAAATAGAAAACAACGAATCTTTTTGGGAAGTTAGCCATACTCAAACTCCATTTTCTAAATACATTTTAAAACAGTATTTAGAAAATGCACATTTAGATATCTACGAAAGCAAACAACTACGTTTATTAATTGAAGATAAATCAACAAAAAAACAAATAGGAATGATTGATTTGTTTGATTTTAATCCGCAACACAAAAGAGCTGGCATTGGCATTCTAATTCATCCTGATTTTCAAAAAAAAGGTTTTGCCTCAGAAGCTTTATCTCTTTTAATAAATTATTCATTTACGTATTTACAATTACATCAATTATTTGCAACTATTACCACAGATAATGATAAAAGCTTAACTTTATTTAAAAAACATAACTTTGTAAAAATTGGCATCAAAAAAGATTGGATTTTATCCGAAGGAAAATTTAAGGATGAAGTTTTATTTCAGTTGATAAAAGAGTAG
- a CDS encoding peptidoglycan-binding protein LysM, whose translation MVIKKFLYLSSSIVVLATTTSLTTLEEDKPVSYPKYLEYNIPYLQKNFVAFKQAVAFKESQGRYTVVNTLGYLGKYQFGRTTLERLNIYNTRDFLLNPELQEQAFIALCKVNKWILRKDIKRSVGKVINGITITESGILAAAHLSGAGNVKNYLRSNGKDCFSDAYGTTIKSYLKKFGGYDVSNIEADKNAKA comes from the coding sequence ATGGTAATCAAAAAGTTTTTATATTTAAGTAGTTCGATTGTAGTACTAGCAACTACAACTTCTTTAACTACTTTAGAAGAAGACAAACCGGTTTCATATCCAAAGTATTTAGAGTATAACATTCCATACTTACAAAAAAACTTTGTAGCTTTTAAACAAGCTGTTGCATTTAAAGAATCTCAAGGAAGATATACTGTAGTAAATACTTTAGGTTATTTAGGCAAATATCAATTTGGTAGAACAACTTTAGAGCGATTAAATATTTATAACACTAGAGATTTTTTACTAAATCCAGAATTACAAGAACAAGCTTTTATTGCTTTGTGTAAAGTTAATAAATGGATTTTAAGAAAAGACATTAAACGCTCTGTAGGAAAAGTAATTAACGGAATTACAATTACAGAATCTGGAATTTTAGCTGCTGCTCATTTAAGTGGAGCTGGTAATGTAAAAAATTACTTAAGAAGTAATGGTAAAGATTGTTTTTCTGATGCTTACGGAACAACAATTAAAAGCTATTTAAAAAAGTTTGGCGGTTATGATGTTTCTAATATCGAGGCAGACAAAAACGCAAAAGCTTAA
- the dapF gene encoding diaminopimelate epimerase, with protein sequence MNLTFYKYQGTGNDFVMIDNRTKIFPKENTDIISHLADRHFGVGADGIILIENDENFDFKMIYFNADGSETFCGNGGRCAVAFAKYLEIIDSETTFIAFDGEHFATINNRIISLKMINVDEIKVNENSVFAYTGTQHHVELVDDLNEYPVFENGKKIRYSYENPGSNVNFVQQINDSTFRVRTYEKGVEDETLACGTGVTAVAIAMHKTNKTNSNLISLPVEGGVLEVSFTEENSIYKNVFLKGPAKFVFKGSLEI encoded by the coding sequence ATGAATTTAACATTTTACAAGTATCAAGGAACTGGTAATGATTTTGTGATGATAGATAACAGAACAAAAATCTTTCCAAAAGAAAATACTGACATTATTTCGCATTTGGCTGACAGACATTTTGGTGTTGGTGCAGACGGAATTATTTTAATCGAAAATGATGAAAATTTCGACTTTAAAATGATTTATTTTAATGCGGATGGAAGTGAAACTTTTTGTGGAAATGGCGGAAGATGTGCTGTTGCTTTTGCTAAATATTTAGAAATTATTGATTCAGAAACTACTTTTATCGCTTTTGATGGTGAACATTTTGCTACCATTAATAACAGAATTATTTCTCTTAAAATGATTAATGTTGATGAAATAAAAGTAAATGAAAATTCAGTTTTTGCATATACAGGCACACAGCATCATGTAGAATTGGTTGATGACTTAAATGAATATCCTGTTTTTGAAAACGGAAAAAAAATTAGATATTCTTATGAAAATCCAGGAAGTAATGTAAACTTTGTTCAGCAAATTAATGACAGTACTTTTAGAGTAAGAACGTATGAAAAAGGTGTTGAAGATGAAACTTTAGCTTGCGGAACAGGAGTTACAGCGGTTGCCATTGCAATGCACAAAACGAACAAAACAAACAGCAATTTAATTTCTTTACCTGTTGAAGGTGGCGTTTTAGAAGTTTCTTTTACGGAAGAAAATAGTATTTACAAAAATGTATTTTTAAAAGGACCTGCAAAATTTGTTTTTAAAGGAAGTCTAGAAATATAA